The following proteins are co-located in the Nonlabens ponticola genome:
- a CDS encoding SusC/RagA family TonB-linked outer membrane protein, producing the protein MIQKIKFALILLVLPAIAMAQNVVTGTVTDTAANLPVLGASVVVKGTSNGTSTDFDGKYTLNNVPDGATLVFSYLGFTPQEIVYTGQSVINVTLEESADQLDAIVLIGYGSTTQENVTAAQTTVSDEEFNKGAIVSPGQLLAGKAAGVQVTAATGRPGDGPRIRVRAGSTLSANADPLYVVDGIPLDSRNANLNTINPADIESFTILKDASATAIYGNRASNGVILITTKKGKLNSDLQVGYNVQFAANQNTDEVDVLTGDEFRALINEIGSPEDIALLGNANTDWQDEIYQTGTQVIHNFTVAKGYETTALRANIGYTNQNGTLKRSGYERASINASVIQRLLNNDLKLTLSVQGAMEGIRNADEGAIGSAIDFDPTQPVFATNGPNGFFEYRLNNGNVDGLAPRNPVGLLESLIAETENNQIRTTLQADYKIPGVPGLSFNGTAGIDYNEFESFSGRTAGSGVLEASSNPFLNSFNDGFRVNQLLNGRFDYKTDLSGIDSSLELTVGSSYQGFRRENTSLNFDADRNPIEIDGFNENILISFFGRASIDISDLLVLSASISRDGTSRFSPDNRWGTFGGASAGLKLTNLDIIQNSNIISQLKLRGGYGVTGQQDIGEDFLFIPRSTPSTDQARVQIGERFFRTVRPELVTDLKWEETSQWNVGIDYGFFDDRLYGSVDAYTRDTEDLLQFGPLAAGSLGNFALQNVGATNSRGIEIDANVDLFRGEGFNWTVGGNLTFNEIEITDLSLGDNDAPVPQTPVGGAGFNNFIQEWAVGADPTAFLVYRQVYDADGNPLDGVFVDRNGDNVINSEDRVRYKKGNPDAFFGFTSNMSYNNFDMSFTLRGAVGGYNYNNVRAARENADAITENPGNWLNNSTDGILDDRFSSAPLPLLFSSEYVEKSDFVRLDNLSLGYTFNTDTLRSIRASVTGTNLFVITDYSGLDPEIGNGVDGAIFPRSRGIIFGLNFEF; encoded by the coding sequence TCCTGTACTAGGAGCTTCAGTGGTTGTCAAGGGAACTTCAAACGGTACTTCTACCGACTTTGATGGAAAATACACGCTTAATAATGTGCCTGATGGTGCGACCCTTGTGTTTTCTTATTTAGGATTCACACCTCAAGAAATAGTTTATACTGGTCAATCAGTGATAAATGTAACTCTAGAAGAGAGTGCTGATCAACTGGATGCTATCGTATTGATTGGTTACGGTAGCACTACTCAAGAGAATGTTACTGCGGCACAAACCACAGTAAGTGACGAGGAATTTAATAAAGGAGCCATCGTTTCTCCAGGACAATTGCTGGCTGGTAAGGCTGCTGGAGTCCAGGTAACTGCTGCGACTGGTCGTCCTGGTGATGGGCCACGTATTAGAGTAAGGGCCGGTTCTACGCTAAGTGCCAATGCAGATCCTCTATATGTTGTTGATGGTATACCGCTGGACTCAAGAAATGCCAATTTAAATACCATAAACCCAGCAGACATTGAATCATTCACTATTTTAAAAGATGCGAGTGCAACAGCTATTTATGGTAATAGAGCATCTAATGGTGTCATCCTGATCACGACTAAGAAGGGTAAATTAAACAGTGACTTACAGGTAGGTTACAATGTTCAATTTGCTGCAAACCAAAACACAGATGAGGTAGACGTTTTGACAGGAGATGAATTTAGAGCCTTAATCAATGAAATTGGCAGTCCAGAGGACATCGCGTTATTAGGAAACGCAAATACTGACTGGCAAGATGAGATTTACCAAACAGGAACGCAGGTTATACATAATTTTACTGTTGCCAAAGGTTATGAAACTACCGCTCTACGAGCTAACATAGGTTACACTAACCAAAACGGGACACTGAAAAGATCAGGTTATGAACGTGCGAGTATAAATGCAAGTGTCATACAAAGATTGCTGAATAATGATCTAAAACTGACCTTATCTGTACAGGGAGCTATGGAAGGTATACGCAACGCAGATGAAGGTGCCATAGGATCTGCCATTGATTTTGACCCTACTCAACCAGTATTTGCTACTAATGGCCCGAATGGATTCTTTGAGTATAGACTAAATAATGGGAATGTAGATGGTCTTGCCCCAAGAAACCCTGTTGGATTACTGGAAAGCTTAATTGCAGAAACAGAAAACAATCAAATAAGAACTACCCTTCAAGCGGATTATAAAATACCAGGAGTTCCTGGGTTGTCATTCAACGGTACTGCAGGTATCGATTACAATGAGTTTGAGTCATTCTCTGGCAGAACAGCTGGTTCAGGCGTATTGGAAGCTAGCAGCAATCCATTTCTTAACAGTTTCAATGATGGATTTAGGGTAAACCAATTGTTGAACGGACGATTTGATTATAAAACGGATCTATCTGGTATTGACTCTTCATTAGAATTAACTGTTGGTAGTAGCTACCAAGGATTTAGAAGAGAGAACACAAGCTTAAATTTTGATGCTGATAGAAATCCTATTGAAATTGACGGTTTCAATGAAAACATTTTGATTTCCTTCTTTGGACGTGCATCTATTGATATTTCAGACTTATTAGTATTATCAGCAAGTATTTCTAGAGATGGAACTTCCCGATTTTCACCAGATAATCGCTGGGGTACATTTGGAGGTGCCAGTGCAGGTTTAAAATTGACTAATCTCGACATTATTCAAAATAGTAATATCATTTCTCAATTGAAATTAAGAGGTGGTTACGGTGTAACTGGACAGCAGGATATTGGAGAAGACTTCCTATTCATCCCGAGATCAACACCTAGTACTGATCAGGCTCGTGTGCAAATAGGAGAGCGCTTTTTTAGAACAGTGCGTCCGGAGCTAGTAACTGACCTTAAATGGGAAGAAACTAGCCAATGGAACGTTGGTATTGACTACGGTTTCTTTGATGATAGGCTCTATGGGTCTGTTGATGCATACACTCGTGATACAGAGGACTTATTACAATTCGGCCCGCTTGCAGCAGGATCGCTGGGCAACTTTGCTTTGCAAAACGTAGGTGCAACAAATAGTCGCGGTATCGAGATTGATGCTAACGTGGATCTATTTAGAGGTGAAGGTTTTAACTGGACCGTTGGTGGAAACTTAACGTTCAATGAAATCGAGATTACTGACCTGTCTCTAGGCGATAATGATGCACCAGTACCACAAACGCCGGTAGGTGGTGCAGGCTTTAACAACTTTATCCAAGAATGGGCTGTAGGAGCAGATCCAACAGCTTTCCTTGTTTACAGACAAGTTTATGATGCAGATGGAAACCCATTAGACGGTGTTTTCGTAGATAGAAATGGAGACAACGTTATAAATAGCGAAGACAGAGTACGTTACAAGAAAGGTAACCCTGACGCGTTCTTTGGTTTTACTTCTAATATGAGCTACAACAACTTTGACATGAGTTTTACATTGAGAGGTGCAGTAGGTGGATATAACTATAATAACGTGCGCGCGGCTAGAGAAAACGCAGACGCCATCACAGAGAATCCAGGTAACTGGCTAAATAACTCAACTGATGGTATTTTAGACGATCGATTTAGTAGTGCTCCTTTACCTCTACTATTCTCTAGTGAATATGTGGAAAAATCAGACTTTGTTAGACTGGATAATCTATCGTTAGGTTATACGTTTAATACCGACACACTTAGAAGCATAAGAGCCTCAGTCACTGGAACTAACCTCTTTGTTATCACTGACTATAGTGGACTAGATCCAGAAATAGGAAATGGTGTTGATGGTGCGATTTTCCCACGTAGTAGAGGTATCATTTTTGGCTTGAATTTTGAATTTTAA
- a CDS encoding RagB/SusD family nutrient uptake outer membrane protein, with protein MKIYKSIIILFFAAATFVACEEALTLEPEGNTSASGALESLEDFEGRWAKLYAGLIIGGQQGGDGAADIQGIDGGFSNYSRLYWKLQQLTTDEAIIAWNDGTIKDLHWQVWTPENEFIGAMFARLSYQVTLANAFIREANEDALAASSLSNGEQEIVRGYVADARFLRAYSYYHGLDLFGTLPFTTEDTAEDGSELPEFISGTDLFNYIESELLDVVDELPSGKGDEYGRVSEAAAQMLLAKLYLNAEVYTGQERYEDALRFTNAVIDQGYSIDTDLGYEALFLADNDSNGAQDEFIWTLNYDGNNTQTFGGTTFLSHAPVGGQMDPADYGLDFGWGGIRTTPEFVELFDDEEDSEDGRANFFTSGQDKSIENVGDFQDGFAIVKFQNVNLDGTPGVNPTFVSTDFPVFRLADAYLMYAELVVRGAGGDEDTAVDYINIIRERAFGDDDEDDYEIDEDDLSLEFILDERSRELHWEAHRRQDLKRFNQFTTNGVWEWKGNVQNGVTTPAFRNLFPIPTTELNLNSNLVQNPGY; from the coding sequence ATGAAAATATATAAATCAATTATTATCCTGTTTTTCGCAGCTGCAACGTTTGTTGCGTGTGAAGAAGCATTAACACTAGAGCCGGAAGGAAACACTTCTGCATCGGGTGCTCTTGAAAGTCTGGAAGACTTTGAAGGTAGATGGGCAAAATTGTATGCCGGTCTTATTATAGGCGGTCAACAAGGTGGTGATGGCGCTGCAGATATCCAAGGTATCGACGGTGGTTTTTCAAACTACAGCCGTCTTTATTGGAAACTACAGCAACTTACTACGGACGAGGCAATTATTGCATGGAACGATGGTACTATAAAAGACTTGCACTGGCAGGTGTGGACTCCAGAAAATGAATTTATCGGCGCCATGTTTGCAAGATTGAGTTACCAGGTAACCCTTGCAAATGCATTTATTAGAGAAGCCAATGAGGACGCACTCGCTGCATCATCTCTATCAAATGGCGAGCAGGAAATAGTGCGCGGCTATGTCGCTGATGCACGATTCTTAAGAGCATATTCTTATTACCATGGACTTGACCTCTTCGGCACATTGCCTTTTACTACAGAGGATACTGCTGAAGATGGTTCTGAATTGCCAGAATTCATTTCAGGTACAGACCTTTTCAATTACATAGAATCTGAGTTGTTGGACGTAGTTGACGAGTTACCTAGCGGTAAAGGCGATGAATATGGTAGAGTAAGTGAAGCAGCCGCACAGATGTTACTGGCTAAATTGTATTTGAATGCAGAAGTATACACTGGTCAAGAGCGTTATGAAGATGCTTTGAGATTTACAAACGCTGTAATAGATCAAGGATACAGCATTGACACAGATCTAGGTTATGAAGCCCTTTTCTTAGCAGATAATGATTCAAATGGTGCTCAAGACGAGTTTATATGGACACTGAACTATGACGGTAACAATACCCAGACTTTTGGTGGTACCACGTTCCTATCACATGCTCCAGTAGGTGGGCAAATGGATCCAGCTGATTATGGTCTTGACTTTGGTTGGGGTGGAATTAGAACGACTCCAGAATTTGTTGAACTGTTCGATGATGAAGAGGATTCAGAAGATGGTAGAGCAAATTTCTTCACCAGTGGTCAAGACAAGAGTATTGAAAATGTAGGAGACTTCCAAGATGGCTTTGCTATTGTGAAATTTCAAAATGTGAATCTAGATGGCACACCTGGTGTGAATCCGACCTTTGTGAGCACTGATTTTCCAGTATTTAGGCTTGCTGATGCTTACTTAATGTATGCAGAACTTGTTGTAAGAGGTGCAGGTGGTGATGAAGATACTGCAGTTGATTACATTAATATTATTAGAGAAAGAGCCTTTGGCGATGATGATGAGGATGACTATGAAATTGATGAGGATGACTTGTCCCTAGAATTTATTCTTGATGAGAGATCACGTGAATTGCACTGGGAAGCACATAGAAGACAGGATCTCAAGAGATTCAATCAATTTACTACTAATGGTGTATGGGAATGGAAAGGAAACGTACAAAATGGTGTTACCACTCCAGCATTTAGAAACCTATTTCCTATTCCTACGACAGAACTTAACTTAAATTCAAATCTTGTCCAGAATCCTGGATACTAA